Proteins found in one Primulina eburnea isolate SZY01 chromosome 16, ASM2296580v1, whole genome shotgun sequence genomic segment:
- the LOC140817453 gene encoding zinc-finger homeodomain protein 2-like — protein MAFTGEDKEIRMQSSSLGNNSSLENSNIAQQEKARVAEPNSGGSRPKPTNPIFNYRECLKNHAASIGGNVTDGCGEFMPSGEEGTLEALKCAACNCHRNFHRKEHHGESAAAGATMVHPLHLPPPLSSPSMSHHRVRVGGSGHAHWNSMVQPVKMAFGSSGGGGVSAGTDSSSEELDFNSLQVAPPPPKFSSKKRFRTKFTTEQKEKMMVFADKLGWRIPREDDSELQRFCAEVGVKRQVFKVWMHNNKSNSSKKNPQEFQ, from the coding sequence ATGGCGTTTACTGGCGAAGATAAGGAAATTAGGATGCAAAGCTCTTCCCTAGGAAACAATAGCTCTCTTGAAAACTCCAATATTGCTCAACAAGAGAAGGCGAGAGTCGCTGAACCCAATTCCGGTGGCTCCAGACCGAAGCCTACGAACCCTATATTTAACTACCGGGAATGCCTCAAGAACCACGCAGCTAGTATCGGTGGGAACGTCACCGACGGCTGTGGTGAGTTCATGCCCAGCGGAGAAGAAGGAACTCTCGAAGCCCTCAAGTGCGCCGCCTGCAACTGCCACCGAAATTTCCACCGCAAAGAGCATCACGGGGAGTCGGCGGCCGCAGGTGCTACGATGGTTCACCCCCTCCACCTTCCCCCGCCTCTTTCTTCCCCCTCGATGAGCCATCATCGTGTCCGCGTTGGCGGCTCAGGTCATGCTCACTGGAATTCCATGGTGCAGCCAGTGAAGATGGCATTCGGCAGCTCCGGCGGAGGTGGAGTAAGCGCCGGCACTGATTCTTCCAGCGAGGAGCTGGACTTCAACTCCTTACAGGTGGCGCCACCGCCGCCGAAGTTTTCAAGCAAAAAGCGGTTCCGGACGAAATTTACGACGGAGCAGAAGGAGAAGATGATGGTATTCGCTGATAAACTGGGGTGGCGGATTCCCAGAGAAGATGATAGTGAATTGCAGAGGTTTTGCGCTGAAGTTGGGGTCAAAAGACAGGTTTTTAAGGTTTGGATGCATAATAACAAGAGCAATTCTTCCAAGAAAAATCCCCAAGAATTTCAATAA